Proteins encoded by one window of Parabacteroides sp. FAFU027:
- a CDS encoding T9SS type A sorting domain-containing protein has protein sequence MKQIFICAVLLCTSFFLTKASNLIPESGAKYYIVATGTGMVIGGLPTNQPSVNKAEISATQRFEFIPVSGLTDTYYIKNDTAYYLGKWYANSWSTTYSNSIDGANSQWFLDGATASNIRLKVNSSGYIGYNSITDTPLWCDKNNTFSGGTFKLIKAVDLIKNNLFDGGFENADSEGAPIGLWINDLGLTYGGDSKSRIQTSSGYESTGANSFLLNFLGSASSNSYSSISNKITNLIPGATYQLSFNYKQSVSGASETATKAFAAATANASYTNALGSVFTTTPPANLTSAQAVSSGTFTFVAPSNGTCYLVFAKSNSSASYNLNIDDLVLTKTADPNPTVTTTASYLVFDEIKTTGSFNVSGFSLSNPITISTPSGFTVNQSSLSATSSGVTVNVTYDGKSSTSGYITLTSGTAKARVRVVIRKNSDGFTSLYPSLTNIIADPYLNSLSTYGGWGSKSIITDTTLVYCGSSCAALYGSCGTSLDYALTGKVSANSRYRFKAMVKTDAELSFTMNGCGINNSTSDYQIVANTAGVWQAVDFTFTTGTLANNQNLWINSCSGSNRATIAYIDNMELYDISSTTKVNEITTISNQQVFVKDNKIMINMSLEQKSNVEFSVYNMQGMLLSNEKAILEAGQNMKTINSPLGFGAYLVSVSCDGKTKTYKVIK, from the coding sequence ATGAAGCAGATTTTCATTTGTGCGGTACTATTATGTACTTCTTTTTTTCTTACAAAAGCATCCAATCTTATTCCTGAATCTGGAGCTAAGTACTACATTGTAGCAACCGGGACCGGAATGGTAATCGGAGGTCTTCCGACCAATCAACCCAGCGTAAACAAAGCGGAAATATCAGCCACACAACGTTTCGAGTTCATTCCGGTTTCCGGTTTGACAGACACCTATTACATCAAGAATGACACCGCCTATTATCTAGGGAAATGGTATGCTAATTCATGGTCAACAACTTATTCAAACAGTATTGACGGTGCAAATTCTCAATGGTTTCTTGACGGAGCTACTGCATCCAACATCCGCCTAAAAGTCAATTCAAGTGGATATATAGGCTATAACTCAATTACCGACACCCCCCTTTGGTGCGATAAAAACAATACATTTTCCGGAGGTACATTCAAGTTAATCAAAGCAGTAGATTTGATTAAAAATAATCTGTTTGATGGTGGCTTTGAAAATGCGGATTCAGAAGGTGCACCCATTGGTCTGTGGATTAATGATCTTGGATTAACTTATGGGGGTGACTCAAAATCGCGTATTCAAACCTCTTCCGGTTACGAATCAACAGGCGCTAATAGCTTTTTACTTAATTTCCTTGGCTCAGCAAGTAGCAATTCATACAGTTCAATAAGCAACAAAATAACCAATTTAATTCCTGGAGCAACTTATCAATTAAGTTTCAATTATAAACAAAGTGTATCGGGTGCAAGTGAAACAGCAACAAAAGCCTTTGCTGCAGCAACTGCAAATGCTTCCTATACAAATGCATTAGGAAGTGTATTTACAACCACACCTCCTGCCAACTTAACCAGTGCGCAAGCTGTTTCTTCAGGAACATTCACTTTTGTGGCTCCTTCAAATGGCACTTGCTACCTCGTCTTTGCGAAGTCTAATTCTTCGGCAAGCTATAATTTAAATATTGACGACCTTGTTCTGACAAAAACTGCAGACCCCAACCCGACAGTAACTACAACAGCATCTTATCTTGTATTTGATGAAATTAAAACTACCGGCTCGTTTAATGTATCAGGCTTTTCTTTATCAAATCCAATTACAATTTCAACTCCAAGTGGTTTTACTGTAAATCAATCGTCTCTATCTGCTACATCATCCGGAGTAACTGTAAATGTTACATACGATGGTAAATCATCAACAAGTGGGTACATAACTTTAACCAGTGGTACTGCTAAGGCAAGAGTTCGGGTAGTAATACGAAAAAATTCAGATGGTTTTACAAGTCTGTATCCTTCATTGACAAACATTATTGCCGATCCATATCTTAACAGCTTGTCAACTTACGGAGGCTGGGGATCAAAAAGTATTATTACTGACACTACTTTAGTTTATTGCGGTAGTAGTTGTGCTGCTCTGTATGGTTCTTGTGGCACTTCATTAGACTACGCATTAACAGGCAAAGTGAGTGCTAATTCGAGATATCGTTTTAAAGCAATGGTAAAAACTGACGCAGAATTGAGTTTTACTATGAATGGATGTGGTATCAACAACTCCACTTCTGATTATCAAATCGTTGCAAATACAGCAGGAGTTTGGCAAGCTGTAGACTTTACATTCACAACGGGAACATTGGCAAACAATCAGAATCTGTGGATCAATAGTTGTAGCGGATCAAACAGAGCTACAATTGCTTATATAGACAATATGGAGTTATATGATATATCGTCAACCACAAAAGTCAATGAAATAACAACAATCTCAAATCAGCAAGTTTTCGTTAAAGACAATAAAATCATGATCAATATGAGTCTTGAACAGAAATCAAATGTTGAGTTCTCTGTTTACAATATGCAGGGGATGCTTCTTTCTAATGAAAAAGCAATTTTGGAAGCCGGTCAGAATATGAAAACAATAAACTCGCCATTGGGTTTTGGTGCTTATTTGGTTTCTGTTTCGTGCGATGGTAAAACAAAAACATACAAAGTAATTAAATAG
- a CDS encoding alpha-L-fucosidase — translation MKTTVLKSKLALMLLFLLGITTIKATEIEPMETGKFQPTWESLKQYSAAPEWFEDAKFGIWAHWGPQCQPELGDWFARFMYFDGSQRNWFTSNYGTDPKLGFKEVMNSWKAESWNPDTLVKVYKAAGAKYFFALGNHHDNMDLWDSKYQPWNSAKIGPKKDLLSGWEKAARAQGLYFGVSIHASHAWSWYEISQNYDGNLTAADGTGKWWAGLDPQDLYAQNHTPSSGWTSSGTIHSEWNWVNGASIPSAAYCDKFYNRTMDMINKYNPDLIYFDDTSLPFVAVDNSGNRSTSTVSDVGLKIAASYYNKGANANNGKVNNVIFGKILTEDEKECMVWDVERGIPDKPQKKHWQTCTCIGDWHYLKGATYKSASTVIHMLIDIVSKNGNLLLNIPLKGNGTYDSNEAAVLQGITAWMDVNKESIYSTRPWVIFGEGPSAQRANSLTAQGFNEGSSYDVKDIRYVHKGDSVLYVTLMGWPTNGKAVLESLGSNFPYLTQSIKSLKMLGGGELAYTRSADNLTITLPTTKPSTADIGIAFKITLNQFTYEDFQSLIKTAERTDSIAKLNVGTSTGQYNSDSIACLESAIAKAKLTNSSNISTEIKAAADILQAAIISFVSGGRNTGGIINYPYSQNITKKYLSDARIFSRSDAITLGTSRFGLLGEPWVYNNAILNQSGLGGYDNYNSTQSIGIQKWNATDPAITNGKIYQTVTLPAGTYKLKIKINESWGYAKGENFLSVTAGNTVPESAKVPTEALAYYDMSTTSTASPMQINCCTFTLPATTQVSIGFSCTLAASATTRSMRVNEILLLDNAGNDISSTYLKNYTNIQRKDASSKRFGTPANWTSSLNIPQTDGSGTKQGIDKYPGYSTLMMGVWYDIANSTTDAKNAKLYKSVTLPAGKYFFGANYNTLYQMSSAYMFASKIVPTMSDVESTSIACRKIGADAADTNLYGIEFDLPATTTINLGWIADLSTNSTQEFRVNEVELLKVMSASDTFDQSNAITASTNTDLVLKFSEFARVPSSAGIYSMNALDNSGYLAGTSGGSLDLGVIDFGANKYNKAYVYTANSATLSNDASYLLFLDSDTVPFANIQALTTAGATFSEKSETTIASISGLHNVKLKFNNHTSSLFSVGFVDANRSTGLNDVQINNSYKIYASNNKIRIEGVDNRKVEVYTLNGKLLKTRNNVVGSIEFNLDSGAYLVVVGRKATKVILS, via the coding sequence ATGAAAACAACTGTTTTGAAAAGCAAGCTTGCACTGATGTTATTATTCCTGCTTGGAATAACAACAATCAAGGCTACAGAAATTGAACCCATGGAAACCGGAAAATTTCAACCTACATGGGAATCATTAAAACAATACTCAGCAGCACCTGAATGGTTTGAAGATGCCAAATTTGGTATATGGGCACACTGGGGCCCTCAATGCCAACCAGAATTAGGAGACTGGTTTGCACGTTTTATGTATTTCGATGGGTCGCAGCGCAACTGGTTTACCAGCAATTACGGTACTGATCCTAAACTCGGATTTAAAGAGGTGATGAATAGCTGGAAAGCCGAAAGCTGGAATCCGGATACTTTAGTAAAAGTATATAAGGCGGCTGGGGCAAAGTATTTTTTTGCTTTGGGTAACCATCATGATAATATGGATTTATGGGATAGTAAATATCAGCCATGGAATAGTGCCAAAATTGGACCTAAAAAAGATTTATTGTCAGGTTGGGAAAAAGCAGCCAGAGCGCAAGGCTTGTATTTTGGTGTCAGCATTCATGCTTCTCATGCATGGTCATGGTATGAAATTTCGCAAAATTATGATGGAAACCTTACTGCAGCAGATGGTACAGGAAAATGGTGGGCAGGTCTTGATCCTCAGGATTTGTACGCTCAAAACCATACTCCAAGTTCAGGCTGGACAAGTTCAGGTACGATTCACTCAGAATGGAACTGGGTAAACGGGGCTTCAATTCCATCAGCAGCCTATTGTGATAAATTTTACAATCGTACGATGGATATGATCAATAAGTACAATCCGGATTTGATTTACTTCGATGATACATCGCTACCTTTTGTTGCTGTTGATAACTCCGGTAATCGCTCAACTTCAACAGTGAGCGATGTGGGCCTGAAAATTGCAGCAAGTTACTATAACAAAGGCGCAAATGCCAATAACGGAAAAGTAAACAATGTGATCTTTGGAAAAATACTCACTGAAGATGAAAAAGAATGCATGGTGTGGGACGTGGAGCGTGGTATCCCTGATAAACCCCAGAAAAAACACTGGCAAACATGTACCTGCATTGGCGATTGGCATTATTTAAAAGGTGCAACATATAAGTCGGCAAGCACTGTTATTCACATGCTTATAGATATTGTCAGCAAAAACGGAAACTTATTATTAAATATCCCATTAAAAGGAAACGGAACTTATGATAGCAATGAAGCGGCAGTTTTGCAGGGAATTACAGCATGGATGGATGTAAACAAGGAAAGCATTTACAGTACTCGCCCCTGGGTAATATTCGGTGAGGGACCGTCAGCACAAAGAGCTAATTCGCTTACCGCACAAGGGTTTAACGAAGGTAGCTCATACGATGTAAAAGACATTCGTTATGTACATAAGGGAGATAGCGTTTTGTATGTAACACTTATGGGATGGCCTACAAATGGTAAAGCTGTCTTGGAAAGTTTGGGTTCAAATTTTCCATATTTGACTCAAAGTATCAAAAGTCTGAAAATGTTGGGAGGTGGTGAGTTGGCTTATACCCGCTCAGCAGATAACCTTACAATAACACTTCCAACAACTAAGCCGTCAACAGCCGACATAGGAATTGCATTTAAAATTACACTTAATCAGTTTACATACGAAGATTTCCAGAGTTTAATAAAAACAGCGGAACGTACTGATAGCATTGCCAAACTGAATGTTGGAACTAGTACGGGACAATATAATAGTGATTCAATTGCCTGCCTCGAAAGTGCAATTGCAAAAGCCAAGCTAACAAATTCGTCTAATATCTCAACAGAAATAAAAGCAGCAGCAGACATTTTACAAGCTGCCATTATTTCATTTGTCTCAGGTGGACGCAATACAGGCGGTATAATCAACTATCCTTATTCACAAAACATTACAAAGAAATATCTGTCCGATGCACGAATCTTCTCACGTTCGGATGCTATTACCCTGGGAACTTCCCGCTTTGGGTTATTGGGTGAACCATGGGTTTATAACAACGCCATTCTCAATCAATCAGGCTTAGGTGGATACGATAATTACAATTCAACCCAGTCTATCGGTATCCAAAAATGGAATGCTACTGATCCGGCTATTACAAATGGTAAAATCTATCAAACCGTCACACTCCCTGCCGGAACATACAAATTAAAAATAAAAATCAATGAATCATGGGGCTATGCGAAAGGAGAGAATTTTTTATCTGTCACTGCCGGAAATACAGTTCCTGAATCTGCCAAAGTCCCAACAGAGGCTTTAGCGTACTATGATATGAGTACGACGTCCACAGCATCTCCGATGCAGATAAATTGTTGCACTTTTACGCTACCTGCTACAACACAGGTTTCCATTGGATTTTCATGCACTCTTGCTGCATCTGCCACTACGAGAAGTATGAGAGTAAACGAAATACTCCTGTTGGATAACGCCGGAAACGATATTTCATCTACTTACCTGAAAAACTACACGAATATCCAACGAAAGGACGCTTCATCAAAACGTTTTGGAACACCTGCAAATTGGACAAGTTCATTAAACATTCCTCAAACAGATGGAAGCGGAACTAAGCAGGGGATTGACAAATATCCTGGATATAGTACGTTAATGATGGGTGTTTGGTATGACATTGCAAACTCTACCACTGATGCAAAAAATGCTAAGTTATACAAAAGCGTAACGCTGCCTGCAGGTAAGTATTTCTTTGGTGCAAACTACAATACCCTTTATCAAATGAGCAGTGCTTATATGTTTGCATCTAAAATTGTACCTACGATGTCTGATGTGGAATCAACCTCTATAGCATGTCGTAAAATAGGAGCTGATGCAGCAGATACTAATCTATATGGAATTGAATTCGATCTTCCGGCTACCACTACAATAAATCTTGGCTGGATAGCAGATCTTTCTACAAATTCGACACAGGAATTCAGAGTAAACGAGGTCGAGCTGCTAAAAGTTATGTCTGCTTCAGATACTTTTGATCAAAGTAACGCAATTACTGCATCTACAAATACCGATCTTGTATTAAAGTTCAGCGAATTTGCCAGAGTCCCAAGTTCTGCCGGGATATATTCAATGAACGCACTTGACAATTCAGGATATTTGGCAGGAACATCAGGAGGAAGTTTAGACTTGGGGGTTATTGATTTTGGAGCTAATAAATACAACAAAGCTTATGTTTACACTGCAAATTCAGCGACATTATCCAATGATGCAAGTTATTTGCTGTTCCTTGATTCTGACACAGTTCCATTTGCCAATATCCAGGCATTGACCACTGCTGGCGCTACTTTTTCTGAAAAATCGGAAACAACTATCGCATCTATAAGTGGTCTGCACAATGTAAAACTTAAATTCAATAATCACACCTCTTCTTTATTCTCAG